A segment of the Mercurialis annua linkage group LG4, ddMerAnnu1.2, whole genome shotgun sequence genome:
GTATTATCTCATTTATTCCAATAGGATGCACATCAAGTCTCAACTAATCAAAGGTAGCAGCGTAATAACACACAATGCGTTACAAAGAACTTACCACTGGAATTTATGATTATTCACTTCCAAAATCATCATAACTTACACCTTCTGATATAGTGTCCAACCTTTTATTGTCACCTGTAAGGCCAGGGCACCATATTAGATTCACATTAAATGATGTACAAAACATTATTAAATCAAAGGTATAACCTTGGTTTTCTCTTTCATGAGAGTCTAGAAAACTGTCATTGTCTGATGACAGGAAGGGTGACCTGGCATAGTTTTCCAGTATATCTGAATTATGAAACcaggaaataaaataaaaccataaaTCAGTTCTCAAAAGGCAACAAATGAGAGCACATAAGAAGAATTTTAGCTGTTTGCTCTATCAACTTCATTCATATGATCTAACATCTGTGTTGACGTTAAGATAACATAACGGAGCCCCATATAATTATAAGCAAACGCTGAGTCAACCATCGACTACTAATTAAAGTCATCAAAAGAAACACGCAAAAGAAAGGACGAAGAGAACATGCTCCCATTGCAAAATGAGTCACATGCATGCGCAAGCGCATGCGTGCAGATCTGAGGGATATACCTGAACTCTGAGCAAAATCAGCTGCCAAATCAGAGAGACTGAAATTTCGAGGAATCTGGTTCAAAAATCCATAAGAAGAAGTGTCTGCTTCCAGAAGTGGTTCGTTTATAGCTTGTGAATTGGACTCTACACTACTGAAAGATGCAACAGATGCATCCGCAATTGATGGACGAGCTTCCAAGACATTTCCATCTGCAGCAAACATATAAGGGGGAGTTCCTGAATAACCAGCTTCAGATTTGATCATTCCACCATTTAATCCTTGCATCAAACCCATGTTAGAGCTCTGGGTTGAGAGCATGTTTGGAGGGGCATCAATTCTATTTGCGTGTGCAGACATTTCAACAGCAGTGCGCATACTTGAGTGCAGCGATGACCCACCATTGGTGTAAGCATTTGTCATACTGGAACCATATAGATGATGCATATTCTCTGGCTTAAGAGCAGATCCGGGGTGATCTGGGGCATAGCATGATGAACTTTGGTGCACTGAGGAAGTAAATCATTTATCAAAATCATGGGACTTGAAATAACCATGGCAAGTATGGAACAACTTAGGCAAAATCATCACTGTTTCAACTGAGATTAAATACACaatgaaagaaatttaaaagGACCATTCAGATGACATGGATTCAGCAATCAGCTAATCATACTGTATCATGTCAACTTTCCTTTTTATTAGATAAACACATAAATTGAAATggttacaaaatataaaaaataattaagatgTAATACTGCACATGAAACAAagaaaacattaggatttagaAAAATTGACATTTAGTACCCtgttaaaaatgaattaaattgcctttggcttaaatccatcaATGAGGTGAACCTTCTATTAGGGTTTAACAGAAATTTGGTTTTCCAAAATCTATCTTTTTTTCTTAGTCAACAGCAAAAGTTGAAGTTATATACGCAAATTAACATAAACAACACTAAATCTATCTGAATTCCCAAGGTCTTACCCAGAATCTACTCAAATATATTCGCTACACTTTACCTTAAAACAAACAATTAAAGTATAGAAATTATTTAAAGAGAGAGCATCAGCTTCACAAAGAAGAATTTTCTTTgattgaaataaatattttcatgGAGCTACTCGCACGTGCTTGTTACATTAGTGAGGTAGCTGAAAACTCTAACACTTTAGTAAATAACATTGTCTCTGTTGAGCGAAATTACGTATTTGATAAAGGATACTTGATGTTCCATTtcataataattgtattttacaCCTGCAATTTAAGTCATCATTAACTGTGTTTCCCGAAAACATgtactccctccatcccaatGGAATTGACCACtttcacaaaaaaaattgtcccaaaactcttgtccatttctaaaaagtaaaaatttttaaacttaatctttcctatgttatccctatttaaaatccattaaTGAGCTAGTATTTATTGATGTCTATAAGTAAAATTGAAAGAGGAGGCtacattaaataagggtataGTAAGAAAAGTAgagaaaaaattagaaaaatctaTAACATTAATTGCGTTTTCTTAAACTATGATAATgacaaagtggacaactctattgggacagaAGGAGTATGATGAATTTTAGGAGTAAATAAGTTTTTATCTGTTCCAAATTTGTTTCAGTTTCAAGTTGGGTGATGAAATGGTTGATTAAACTACATGATTTTAAGAGAGAAACCAGTACACGTGGATTCAAGGAATTTTAAGCCAAGATGATTTAAAATTGAACtctattaatatataaataaaaagggaTAGTTTCTTCTCTCATCTAATCTCCATTCATGTAGTATATTCTATCCAACCAAGCAATTTCATACACAGCCAATCCTTCAatcctttgacaaaaaaaaaaccttcaatccaaacattttcaataATACTCAAACAACCGGGACTTACTGCCAAACTAGCTGAATTCAACTGTATAGATCCTATTCCCAGGTTCCACCCAATTTAAGTGAGCTATATATCCAAAAACATTCAAGGGGATGAATTCCACGCTCAGCAAGGCCCGTTTATATCATCCTATGTCTACATTTTAGTTTCTTTTCTCCTGCAACTAAAATATGCTAAGAAGTCCATAATGTAGCATGTGTTGGTCCAAGATGGAAATAATATCAAGCATTTAAAAAGAACAATCAAATGCAAGTAAAGcaaagtattatatttttaagtgAAGACAGAATGTCGATGTACAGCAAGATGAGAAGCAGTCTTACTCGATGGGATATGAGTTCCATTAGAACTAGGCATTGAAGGAACTCCTGCAGGATTTATTTGATGCATCAATCGCACCTGTTGCTCAAGCAGCTTATTGAATTCTATTATTTGGTGCTTCACTGTCAGTCTCAAATAATATGCCTTAAAGAATTCCCGATTCTCTTCCTCAAGTTTTTGCCAAActacaaataaaaatacaatcaGTTAGTAAATCTACCTAAAATAACATGAAGTTGTACCCTCTATGTTACAAAATAATGTGTTGATCaaacaagaacaaaaacaaGGGAGTTACGCAATCACTTCtatcaattaaaaaatacattaaaaaattaagaaaaatggtGAACATTTAAAATAAGTACTCATATTAATTGATTAGTCAATTCAGATTCGAATTAAGACGTGGAAAAAAGAAACGGGCACTTATTTTTGTCTCCCCAGTTAACTAGAGATGGCATTTTAGAATGGCTGGTAAGAAGGATGTTCATTATGAACAGTTTTTCTGTAATACCTCAGACCCAACTGGCCAGTTAACTTCTAAACTCAAACCATTGACCAGTAAATTACCAACCTGAGTTAATTTAACCTTAAtctataaaaaaactattttcttTACCTCAAAAACCCAATGTGGGACATTACAATGACTCCCTCTTAAACTTGCAATGTTCCTCTTTGTGACTGATCTAGGCCCAGACCCCAATCGAGGATTATGGTTCACTAGCACCCCCTTATCCACCAAGCATGCTCGGCACAATCCAAACTCATATGGGATTTAATACCATTTGTAGCATCCCAAGCCCATGGCTGCTGATATTTATACCCAAACCAGTTCAAAATGGCTAACCCAAGCTATTTTGATAGATTGGGTTGGACCTTAAGCTATATAAACCACTTTCTTTGACTCGCATCCCAGATATGGGACACTGCAGTTTCCACTTCACCTTACCATGACTATAAATAGAAAAGTAACAACAGAAAACcaaaaaatatcttttattttttgaatcttGATATTGTGGGAACTTCAAACCCAAATCCTTATTTTATTCCATAATGTCttcaatttttgtttccatTTGGAACATTTTCATATCAATAATATAGGGTGTTGTGGTTCTGATAACCAAGGTAAAAGAATCACAAAAACTAAACAAGGGAAAACGATTAGGTTCCATCAACCTACCCCACCCAATACAAAGTTTTCCTCCTCATTTCCTATAATTCCCCAATACTATCCTACTTTTAAGAGTAACAGCACCAAAGACTGCATAGCTCTAATTACAAAACCACCAATCAACTAAGTGCCTTGTAATACATACAAGTATCTAGATGTATACTAGAAGAAAATGCAAAAGGTAAGAGATGGTTTCTCCTGCTTCACTCTTTGGACTCACCTATCACTTGCACATACAGCCAAGGTCAGCCACCTCTCCAGCTCCTACATTCAATTGCCAAAAACTAAAGATTCAAGGAGAAGGATGTATTTGGCCTTTCAGTTAATTCAAGAGTCAATgtcaatttgaataaaaaaaattaatagcggCACAACTTAAGAAAGCCATGCTGCAATAATTTCATAATCAATTGAGCTTAGAAAAGAGAGGGAGAGAAAAAAAGCAATCGGATGGTGTAGAAAGATccaaaaatataacataaaactCTTCAATGATATTAAATTGGTAAGTCAGTTTGCTTTCCGTAAACAACAATGTAAACCAGTAAGTCGCAAGAAATTGTTCTACCGCTCAGTCAAACATAAGGAAAAAGTATTAACTACAAACTAATTGaaatgagattttgaaattggcTCTCTATATGCTTTGCCCATGCTTTTGTCATCTACTTGTGGCATACTAATAGCAAACTGAAGGCAGGTGGAGCATACAATTTCAAGTTTATTCATGGCATGTCttcaaaatatagaaaaattaattttatttaaagttaGACAAAAAATAATTGATGGTTACCAAGTTCGGTGAAGCCTGGTTCTATCTTTGCCTGAGCTAATAAAGTTTCCACAACTTCCCTTTGGTTCATGTACAATTGAAGACAGCGTTCTATAAGATTTTGCACCTGGAACCAGAGATCAATAAGCCAAAAAAGATATTGAGAGGGCATAGTATATAAATCAAGGTTAAAcctgaaataaaaaagaaagtgATAGAACACAAAAACCATGCCATTTTTTTCCACTCTTTTGCTAAAGAAACAGGGTCAACATATTAAAGCATCTTTAGGAAACTTGAGGTATCAATGggataaaaaaaacattgatCCTCAGATTTCTCTCTCTCTCATATTCATTTGTAGCTATTTTTGCTAAAATATTGATATTAAGAGGCATTGGAAAGACTAAATGAGAACCCATTGTCAAACAGTTCGCAAATTCCATTGTTCTTATTGCAAGCAGCTTTTACTTTTTTATCAACAAGTCGTAACTTCAATCGAACTAACAATTACATCTCCACACTACTGATAAAAAGCACAAATACCATAAcgtttttaatttctaaatccACACATAACTATATAGTTACTCAGTATGCaaataagaaaagagaaaagtatGGAGTTTGCAGCAAAATAAAATCTAGCCACTAAATTTCTTCCATCATATCTTAACTTAGACTAGCGCTCTTTGACTCAACAACCACAAGCCACATTTGGGTCTGGGATTTGAACATAGAGTTGAAATTGAGAAATTGGAGAAAAGTTTGCTAAACAAATGGACCAAATTTTTCTAAGCAGAAACTCTATCCTTTGAGATGtaagtttaaatttatataaaaatagtttgAAGCATAAATCAAAGCAAATCAAAATTTCACTAGATTTGAACTTGCATTTAGGGATGTGCACCGAAtcaaacaaaccaaaccaaaaatgaTCGGTTTGGTTCACATTTTATATagtttagtatttattttcatattaatacTAAAACTAAAAGTTGCTCTTATATTCagtaaaaccaaaccaaactttacCCACCTAATTCAGTTCGGTCTCTATTTCCTTCAGACATAGATAGCTCGTGTCATTTCACTACATAACCGAACTGAAATACCAAATGTGCACCCCTAATTGATAATTTTGTTTTACCTATAACAGCAAGCTAAAAATGCATTATAACAACGGATTACTAAATTGTCAGCAAAGGAACAATTATGGAAGTTCAATAATGACCTAAAGATGGGAATTTCTTGTGCTGTTTGACTACTTATTATTGATCTTGCAAGTTGTAGGACAATTAAACCCTTCCCCTAAACCCAAAATTATGTAATTAACTACACTGGCTAGTAGAATACATAAGATGCTAATTAAAGCAGACATTGGGAAGTGTTATTTAGACAAGAGAGCCagcaatttaaaaaaagttgaaataaaaatttagaatgtATGAGGTTATTAAGAGCTCGCTCATAAAAGCATTATTGGTTTGGTCATGACTCGACAAATGTTAGACCAAACACAGTGACCACGACCAACCTCAAAGATCTACAGAAGAAACTAGTCCTTCAAGCTATTCTTAGCTCTAAAATAAATTGTCCAAGTTTCTCTAGCTTTGTATTATTCGACCTAAGACCTACTCAAACCAAAAACAACTTGAGCCCTTCTCAAATTTAGATGACTAGTCATAGTTAAATAGTCAATCAGTTGCAACAAGCGAATACCTATGATCAGCTCAATCAATTCTTGAGGACATCTGCATTGAGGTCAACCCTACTAAGCTTTACAATACAAGGCCCAGACCAACACAGAGTTCATTTTGAGCCTTGCGAAAAATTCAAGCAGCCATCTTCAACACCAAAAAGAAACACAATAAAAATAGAAAGCATATAGCTTTTCGcttaatttgttttctttttcaagtATTTGGCCTCTTCTGACTTCTAGATTCAAAAGCATAAATAATGATGCAGCAGAATTGATCTACGTTTGGCCAAGAACATATCTGAGAAAATTAAAATGACTATGAAAACCGTGCTCCAGAATGCAGTACTGCCTATACTACCTAAATTACATGTGCATATACAAAATTCGGACTCTTACAAGATAGTTACAAAGTTAATACGAGAGGAAGAAATTGCAACAGCTCCAGTCATTCTCTTTTCGTGTATTCTGTCTGTGCCTTTCTTAAGCAGTACCAAAACTTCCCCACTGGCTGTTCACATGGCACAGAAAAACTCTACCCCAAAATTAACATAATAGCAATGACAAAATCCATGTGCAAACAAGCACCAGAGGGTCCATCGACTgtaaaatttaaaccaaaccaaatttaaaaattcaatgcTTAACAGCTTACCACTTGTATATCTTTGGGTGAGACCCTTCTTCCAGTCGACATTGCGAAAGCTTCCACCAAGGATGATGGTTGTTTTAGAAAGAGCAGCTGAATTCACTTCCAACACTATAGAAATAATTTAGCATAAGTAACCTGAAACAATTGCAAATGATAAAATCCACAAATTAACTCTTCAACTGAACAAATTTAATCACAAAAGTTACATCAAAGAGCTAAAAAAACAGACTCATTAACCATATAGCATAGCATTCAAGATTGCTCACACTACCACATAACTAACAGTTGCAACTAGAAGTAATAACATTGCAGGCAAAGGAAGTAACTCTCCTCCCGGAAACGACTCCGGAAGACGGGACAAACCCTCAGAAACTCCATCATTCAAGCCAGTATATATACCAAAATCAAACATGTCTATCATACAGCAATCAAACTGAAAACCATAATCAAAACTAATTGAATCAAAATTAAAAGGACAATTAAAAATGCTGCAAATCAAGATAATAAAATTTACGAGACCACAATCATCAGTACAAAACAGCTAATCAGTTCAAAAGACCAAAACCCTAAATTGCGTAGAAACAGCAGATAGAtaaaattgaatgaaaaatTAGGTTAAAGCTGATCTTACCTGAATTGGAGAAAACACCAAAACCCTAAATTGTTtgtttctaaatttatttttgaattgatAAGAGAAAAACTTTGAAGTGGTTTCCGTTTGatcatgttttttatttttttgttggttaGAAAATAATATAGATACAAAAGCCGAATCATGACACGTGGAGTCCTGGAGAATATGTGGGGCCTACTTAAGAGATCAGGTGGTGGTGATTGATTGGGACTTTCTCTTGCCATTTGGATATTGCCTCAAATACTTACTTGCCCCATCAATATCTAATTTGTTACAAATCTAACTTTCAACCCAGTTAAGTCAATtactttttttagataaatgctGATATATTAGCACTTCCACAAGGCGCGGAAGGCAAAAAAAAGCCAAATCAAAACGATCAATTCAACTTTACAAAGCAATCTAAGCATCTAAACACGTCATTTCCAGAATATGGAAATTTCGGatgaaaaaaagaataatataaaACAGCTCTAGTAATCACTAAATGCACGAAAACCTTTATCTGAGTTGATTTCCCTTTGAAAACGCGCTTGTTCCGCACCTTCCAAAGCTCCCAAACGAAAAAGAACCAAATAATCTTCCATAAATCCTTATAGGCATGTAACGGCAAGGCATTTCAGGTGAAAAAGCTATCTATGGTAGAGGGCGTTACCCAAATGATTCCACACTTAGAGAAAGTGAAGCACCAAGCCTTCCAAGCATAAGGACAATGCAGCAAAATATGCGTTGATGTTTCATCTAAACGGCAGACCAAGCAAGAAATAAGAGCGGGATTTAGAATACCTCTTGAGACCAACGAAGGTTTACAAGAAATTATATCCCAAGCCACCAACCAGATGAAGAACTGGATGCGAGGAGGGATCTTCATTTTCCAGATTTAGGGATAAAAAACCCAGAATACGGCAGCTGATTATCGTCGACCACCTTCTGCTGCAGTAGGACTGTCATTGATTTTGATGAAAAAACTGAATCTGAATGCTGCCAACGAGCTAAATCCCTTGAACCAGTGACCGAAACAGCTTGAAGATCAGAAAGAAGTCGGTCAAGGTCGTCCTTATCCCCAATGCGCAGACGACGGTTCCAACAGTTTGGCGCAAAAACAGCAGAACCCGAGCTGAAAACATCTGCAATCATAGCATTTTTTATTCTACTATTCCGGAACATGTCTGGAAAACGCAATTTGAGAGGGGCAGTACCGAGCCAGACGTCATTCCAGAATTTAATAGAAACACCATTACCCGCTTTAAACGAGATTGACGAAGTGAAACTATTCCAATGGTGAACATCCTTCACACGAGCTGAAAAAATATCCCGCCAAATATGGGACAGAAACGAGTAATTAACTTCCACAATATCATGCCAAGAACTGAAGGAGCAACTCTGACAAATAACCGAGAACCATAAAAGATTGCTTGGGGAGATCAACTTACAAATCCACTTGTACATGAGACTCTTATTTTTGATTCTGAATTGAGTAATATTCAGACCTCCTTGATCGAAGGGGAGACAAACTTTCGACCAAGCAATATTGCAAAGACCTTGAGCCGTAGGGGAGCCGCACCAAAGAAATCTTTTCATGCACCGGTCCAAGGAAACCAAAACTGAGTGAGGGATAAACTAAGAACACATATAGTAAACCGGTAAGCTACACATGACCGATTTAACAAGAATCAATCTTCCTGCAGGAGATAACAGATTGCCTTTCCAGGAAGCTAACTGGGCATGGAAGTTAGAAATCACAGGCTGCCAAAGAGCCTCCTTTACCGATTTAAAGATAAGGGTAAACCAAGATACGTAATAGGAAAGCTACCTATAGGGCACTGCAGAATGGAGGCAGCAGAATGTAACGAAGCATCGTCAACGTTAACCCCTAGAATAGAACTCTTCTTATAGTTAATCTGAAGGCTAGAGACTAACTCAAAACATCGAAGAATACGAAGAAGGTTAGCAATCATATTCATGTCGTTTGGAACAAAAATCAGAGTATCTTCTGCAAATTGAAGCATAGATACCGGCGCAGAATATCCTTCAATATGAACACCATCCAGAAAATTCTTAGAAATGGCTTGATCAATCAAGGCTTTAAGCCCTTCGACGGCAATCACAAAAAGCATTGGCGAAATTGGATCGCCTTGTCTCACACCCTTACCCATAAAGAAATTCTGAGTCGGAGAGCCATTAACTAACATCGATAACTGAGAGGATTTGAAGAGCGATAAAATCCAATTTGTCCAAGTCGTAGGAAAATCCATCCTAACCATGATTTTAATAATGAAGTCCCATGAGATGTTATCGAAAGCTTTTTTGAAATCAAGTTTGATAAGGAAAAATTGATCTTTGCGACGGGAAGCTAAATGAAGGATCTCATAAGCTAGCATATGGAAATCATGGATGCTGCGGCCCTTAATGAAACCAAACTGATTAGCAGAGATGATGGTCGGCATAACAGGAGATAATCTGTTTGCTAACACCTTGCTTAGCAGTCTAAAAATGCCACTAATCATACTGATAGGTCTGAAGTCAGAAAGCCTAGAAGCTCCAATGAATTTAGGAATAAGCACTAGAAAAGCCGTGTTAATACCTTGGGGGTAGGTACCTGTCATATGGAAATTCAAAAACAAGGACATAATATCATGTTTCAAAACATGCCAAGCTTTCttgtagaaaaaaaaaaagttgaccCGTCTGGCATTGGAGCTTTGTTATCATCCTGCCCTAAAAGAGTCATAAAGACCTCCTCTTCAGTGAATCCGGAAaccaaagaagaagaaagagctTCGGACACGCATAAAACCGGCAAGGAGTTAAGAGAACAAGCAATAGGATTTTTACGTGTGTATAGCTTCTTGTAAAATAAGAACACCTGATCTTTAATGGCCGAAGCAGAAGAGAAACGGAGACCATTAACCGATAGCTCAGAGATGAAGCTGTTCTTGAAGTGAATACATGCCGAAGTGTGAAAAAATTTAGTACTACGGTCTCCATAAAGATTCCACTTAACTCTGGATTTCTGATGCCAGAGAGACTCCAATTGCTTAGAAGTGACATTGTAAACTTCCCGTAGAGAAGAAAGGCGAGCCAAATCCACTTCAGATAGCTCGGAAAAATCTGCTGCAGCTTCTAAGGAGTTAATATCCTGCTCAACCGAATTCAATCTcaggtttaaatcgccaaaaacgtCTATGTTCCAAGCCTTGATCAGAGTTCTAAGATCACGAAGCTTAACAACCAAATCTTCGTGAGGGAACTTAATAGAAATATCGCTCCAAGTATTAGaaataaaagatgaaaaatcTGAATGATCCCACCAAGCATTGATAGACTTAAATGGTATGGGACCCCAATCTGAGACCATCTCGGATTTGAAAACAATCGGAATGTGATCCGAGTAGGATCTAGGAAGCGCCTGCATGATTGAATTAGGCCAAGTACTAAGCAAAGAGGCCAAGAAGAAACACCTGTCCAGCTTTGATTTAGAAGTGCTGTTTTGTCATGTAAAATGACGCCCCTGAAGAGGAGATCCGATCAAGCTAGAAGCCGAGATAAAATCTGAAAACTGAAGCATAGAAGGAGAGAGGCTATCACAGTTTAATATATCACCCGGGCAAAGAATCTCGTTAAATTCACCCAACAATAAGCAAAGCATGTCATAATCTATCTCAAGAAAAAGCTTCTGCCAAAAAACAAGTCTATCCCTGGCGCAATTGCTAGCATAAATGAAGATCACCCGAATAGGAACAGAAAACCAAATAAACTCTAAACTCACCCAACGAGCTCCCATCCTAATCCTATAAGGATTAATGAGAGTCTTATTCCAATTACACAAAATGCCTCTAGAAGCACCAGACGAAGGAGAAAAGCAATAATTGAAATCTAAGTTAGGCCAAATTCTACGAACGAGAAAATCATCGAAAGAGTCTCTTTTAGACTCAATTAAACCAATAAGACAAATTATATGTGTTTCGAAATAAGCAAGCGAATAATTCGCTGCTTCCTAGGAAAGGACAAACCACCTCGACAATTCCATGAGATCATGTTAAAAGGACTAGACATAAAAAATGGCTAACCTGGAAAGAATAATCTCTAAGAATTATTCTGAATACCTTGTGAGATGAGGGAGATGATCTGCTCCTCATTATCCTCCCCAAATAATCCCAAATCAAAACCAATTTTCCATGTTTTCCACGCCTCTAATGCAACATGATCTGTCGTTTCCTTTGCTGCCTTGACTCCTTTTATTAAACGATTGCAATCATTGATTGTTCCGGTTGAAATAGTATTTCTTGATTTAGAGTCCAAAAGGGCGGGTCCTATATTACCACCATTATCAATAA
Coding sequences within it:
- the LOC126677435 gene encoding uncharacterized protein LOC126677435 isoform X1, with translation MSTGRRVSPKDIQVVQNLIERCLQLYMNQREVVETLLAQAKIEPGFTELVWQKLEEENREFFKAYYLRLTVKHQIIEFNKLLEQQVRLMHQINPAGVPSMPSSNGTHIPSMHQSSSCYAPDHPGSALKPENMHHLYGSSMTNAYTNGGSSLHSSMRTAVEMSAHANRIDAPPNMLSTQSSNMGLMQGLNGGMIKSEAGYSGTPPYMFAADGNVLEARPSIADASVASFSSVESNSQAINEPLLEADTSSYGFLNQIPRNFSLSDLAADFAQSSDILENYARSPFLSSDNDSFLDSHERENQGDNKRLDTISEGVSYDDFGSE
- the LOC126677435 gene encoding uncharacterized protein LOC126677435 isoform X2, coding for MNQREVVETLLAQAKIEPGFTELVWQKLEEENREFFKAYYLRLTVKHQIIEFNKLLEQQVRLMHQINPAGVPSMPSSNGTHIPSMHQSSSCYAPDHPGSALKPENMHHLYGSSMTNAYTNGGSSLHSSMRTAVEMSAHANRIDAPPNMLSTQSSNMGLMQGLNGGMIKSEAGYSGTPPYMFAADGNVLEARPSIADASVASFSSVESNSQAINEPLLEADTSSYGFLNQIPRNFSLSDLAADFAQSSDILENYARSPFLSSDNDSFLDSHERENQGDNKRLDTISEGVSYDDFGSE